Proteins encoded in a region of the Streptomyces sp. NBC_00310 genome:
- a CDS encoding protein-arginine deiminase domain-containing protein, with protein sequence MLAVSGTLLATPSLAAPSAFAAGAPPTDLRVDTNRDGKVDVVGTTDTSGENGWTVARGALMLPNIDDDTKRCPATGPKGKPLSDAKLAACNDASDTKVNGTADAADLARVRSVPMATVPAGAQGSVKVTAGAAQTRVFVKRGKKWEPVTAKTRLTRAELKAGVEFGVEARDVIRDTAKWDGTARVRLTVKSSKGTTADSVTLRVAPLLTHHHLQNAQQLLVTKVSGGNYGKLNRAFREGLDKAAKSAGITQPTVNFTKYGDIWAQDFVEPAYVSMTGADGRRQVMRVMLRSAQLDREAGRELFEKMRGPNTGAVQVTGARESEEWTLNSMGNLETIPPYAQGNRSFPAGRIIMGQRPDTGSKPAKVMRTFLKSQGLQDPLFLDTSWLHVGHVDEFVQFLPADTPRGWKIAIADPEAGLKLLRDAKAAGHGSTKMFSLKLGPTETITKALASKTLVSDNNLATRRIEANLAVLKRETGVTDAEVVRVPALYTQGTEMVGETQSGGDGTTRLPRLTRLGAGSELPDVARDYGQQRRLDETTADNGSKTREGLGAASPAAPAPPVMTSAYVPGAVNGIVLSRTHYLAPRQWGPVIGGKDIFTEAVTAAYTGAGMQVSYLDDWETYHLGMGEIHCGTNTLRDTSAAWWTR encoded by the coding sequence GTGCTGGCCGTGTCCGGCACGCTGCTCGCGACGCCCTCGCTGGCGGCGCCCTCGGCGTTCGCGGCCGGGGCGCCCCCGACCGACCTGCGCGTGGACACGAACCGGGACGGGAAGGTCGACGTCGTCGGCACCACCGACACATCCGGTGAGAACGGCTGGACCGTCGCCCGGGGCGCGCTGATGCTGCCCAACATCGACGACGACACCAAGCGTTGCCCGGCCACCGGCCCGAAGGGCAAGCCCCTCTCGGACGCCAAGCTGGCCGCCTGCAACGACGCCTCCGACACGAAGGTGAACGGCACCGCCGACGCCGCCGACCTGGCCCGCGTGCGGTCCGTACCGATGGCGACTGTCCCGGCGGGGGCGCAGGGCAGTGTGAAGGTCACGGCGGGCGCCGCACAGACCCGTGTCTTCGTCAAGCGGGGCAAGAAGTGGGAGCCGGTCACCGCCAAGACCCGCCTGACCCGGGCCGAGCTGAAGGCCGGCGTCGAGTTCGGCGTCGAGGCCCGGGACGTGATCCGGGACACCGCGAAGTGGGACGGGACGGCCCGGGTCCGGCTGACCGTGAAGTCCTCCAAGGGGACCACCGCCGACTCGGTCACCCTGCGCGTCGCACCGCTCCTGACCCACCACCACCTGCAGAACGCCCAGCAGCTGCTGGTCACCAAGGTCTCCGGTGGCAACTACGGAAAGCTCAACCGCGCCTTCCGCGAGGGCCTGGACAAGGCGGCCAAGAGCGCCGGCATCACGCAGCCGACGGTGAACTTCACCAAGTACGGCGACATCTGGGCGCAGGACTTCGTCGAGCCCGCGTACGTCAGCATGACCGGCGCGGACGGCCGTCGGCAGGTCATGCGGGTGATGCTCCGCTCCGCCCAGCTGGACCGGGAGGCGGGCCGGGAGCTGTTCGAGAAGATGCGCGGCCCGAACACCGGTGCCGTGCAGGTGACGGGCGCCCGGGAGTCGGAGGAGTGGACGCTCAACTCCATGGGCAACCTGGAGACGATTCCGCCGTACGCGCAGGGGAACCGTTCCTTCCCGGCAGGCCGGATCATCATGGGCCAGCGCCCGGACACCGGCTCCAAGCCGGCGAAGGTGATGCGGACGTTCCTGAAGTCGCAGGGCCTGCAGGACCCGCTGTTCCTCGACACGTCCTGGCTGCACGTCGGCCACGTCGACGAGTTCGTGCAGTTCCTGCCCGCCGACACCCCGCGCGGCTGGAAGATCGCGATCGCCGACCCCGAGGCGGGGCTCAAGCTCCTGCGTGACGCGAAGGCCGCCGGCCACGGTTCGACGAAGATGTTCTCCCTGAAGCTCGGCCCCACGGAGACCATCACCAAGGCCCTCGCCTCCAAGACCCTGGTCTCCGACAACAACCTCGCCACGCGCCGGATCGAGGCCAACCTCGCGGTGCTCAAGCGCGAGACGGGCGTGACGGACGCCGAGGTCGTCCGCGTTCCCGCCCTCTACACCCAGGGCACGGAGATGGTGGGCGAGACGCAGTCGGGCGGCGACGGCACGACCCGCCTCCCCCGTCTGACCCGCCTCGGCGCCGGCTCCGAACTCCCGGACGTGGCACGGGACTACGGCCAGCAGCGCCGGCTCGACGAGACGACCGCGGACAACGGCTCGAAGACGAGGGAGGGCCTCGGGGCAGCCTCCCCCGCGGCGCCCGCGCCGCCGGTGATGACCAGCGCGTACGTTCCCGGCGCGGTCAACGGCATCGTCCTCAGCCGCACGCACTACCTCGCGCCGCGCCAGTGGGGTCCCGTCATCGGCGGCAAGGACATCTTCACCGAGGCCGTCACGGCCGCGTACACCGGCGCCGGCATGCAGGTGTCGTACCTCGACGACTGGGAGACGTACCACCTCGGCATGGGGGAGATCCACTGCGGCACGAACACGCTGAGGGACACGTCGGCGGCCTGGTGGACGCGCTGA
- the era gene encoding GTPase Era — protein sequence MGAMSVRTQSSEKPAEAAHRAGFACFVGRPNAGKSTLTNALVGQKVAITADQPQTTRHTVRGIVHRPDAQLILVDTPGLHKPRTLLGERLNDVVRATWAEVDVIGFCLPANEKLGPGDRFIAKELASIKKTPKIAIVTKTDLVDSKRLAEQLIAIDQLGRELGFEWAEIVPVSAVADKQVDLLADLLVPLLPEGPALYPEGDLTDEPEQVMIAELIREAALEGVRDELPHSIAVVVEEMLPREDRPADRPLLDIHAFVYIERPSQKGIIIGPKGKRLKEVGIKSRKQIEALLGTPVFLDLHVKVAKDWQRDPRQLRKLGF from the coding sequence ATGGGCGCCATGAGCGTCCGTACCCAGTCATCCGAGAAGCCGGCCGAGGCCGCCCACCGCGCCGGCTTCGCCTGCTTCGTGGGCCGCCCCAACGCGGGCAAGTCCACCCTCACGAACGCTCTGGTCGGCCAGAAGGTGGCGATCACGGCGGACCAGCCGCAGACCACGCGGCACACGGTGCGGGGCATCGTGCACCGGCCGGACGCCCAGCTGATCCTGGTCGACACCCCCGGTCTCCACAAGCCGCGCACCCTGCTGGGCGAGCGGCTCAACGACGTCGTCCGCGCGACGTGGGCCGAGGTCGACGTGATCGGCTTCTGTCTGCCCGCGAACGAGAAGCTCGGCCCCGGTGACCGCTTCATCGCGAAGGAACTGGCGTCCATCAAGAAGACGCCGAAGATCGCGATCGTCACGAAGACCGACCTCGTGGACAGCAAGCGGCTCGCCGAGCAGCTGATCGCCATCGACCAGCTCGGCAGGGAACTGGGATTCGAGTGGGCCGAGATCGTGCCCGTCTCGGCGGTCGCCGACAAGCAGGTGGACCTGCTGGCCGACCTGCTCGTCCCCCTCCTCCCCGAGGGCCCGGCCCTCTACCCCGAGGGCGACCTCACCGACGAGCCCGAGCAGGTCATGATCGCCGAGCTGATCCGCGAGGCGGCCCTGGAGGGCGTCCGCGACGAGCTCCCGCACTCCATCGCCGTCGTCGTCGAGGAGATGCTTCCCCGCGAGGACCGCCCCGCCGACAGGCCCCTCCTCGACATCCACGCCTTCGTCTACATCGAGCGCCCCAGCCAGAAGGGCATCATCATCGGCCCCAAGGGCAAGCGCCTGAAGGAGGTCGGCATCAAGTCCCGCAAGCAGATCGAGGCGCTGCTCGGCACGCCGGTCTTCCTGGACCTCCATGTGAAGGTCGCGAAGGACTGGCAGCGCGATCCCCGTCAGCTGCGCAAGCTGGGGTTCTGA
- a CDS encoding bleomycin resistance protein: protein MGEKTIVILPCQSLQPLLDFYVALGFEVTFQQRSPNPYAAVTRGGIELQFFATKRYEPAESLGTCYVVTDDVDGLYAAFRAGLKGAYGRIPTRGLPRIGPLKDMSYGMRQFLMTDPGGNCIRVGQPTSEDQHHRPAPKETFARALHHASLLADSKEDPAAAAKVIDWALERGERGETPTAPQLVRLLVLRADVAVRLGDEQAAADAIGRARAVPLTDEEREQVRDSLVRLEDLRSPGSA, encoded by the coding sequence ATGGGCGAGAAGACGATCGTGATCCTTCCGTGTCAGAGCCTCCAGCCACTCCTCGACTTCTATGTGGCCCTCGGATTCGAGGTCACCTTCCAGCAGCGCAGCCCCAATCCGTACGCCGCGGTGACGCGGGGCGGGATCGAGTTGCAGTTCTTCGCGACGAAGCGGTACGAGCCGGCGGAATCGCTCGGTACGTGTTACGTGGTCACGGACGACGTGGACGGGCTGTACGCGGCGTTCCGGGCCGGCCTCAAGGGCGCGTACGGGCGGATACCGACGCGGGGGCTGCCGCGTATCGGGCCGCTGAAGGACATGTCGTACGGCATGCGGCAGTTCCTGATGACCGATCCGGGCGGCAACTGCATCCGTGTGGGGCAGCCCACGAGCGAGGACCAGCACCACCGGCCCGCCCCGAAGGAGACCTTCGCGCGGGCCCTCCACCACGCGTCCCTGCTGGCGGACTCGAAGGAGGATCCGGCGGCCGCGGCGAAGGTCATCGACTGGGCACTGGAGCGGGGGGAGCGGGGGGAGACCCCCACGGCTCCCCAACTGGTGCGGCTGCTCGTGCTGCGCGCCGATGTCGCGGTGCGGCTCGGGGACGAGCAGGCGGCGGCGGACGCGATCGGGCGGGCCAGGGCGGTGCCGCTCACCGACGAGGAGCGGGAGCAGGTCCGGGACAGCCTCGTACGGCTGGAGGATCTGCGGAGCCCGGGTTCGGCGTGA